The following coding sequences lie in one Vanessa atalanta chromosome 1, ilVanAtal1.2, whole genome shotgun sequence genomic window:
- the LOC125077371 gene encoding cytochrome P450 4C1-like, whose translation MFNPEDVEILISSTKFNTKGYIYEFMKPWLNEGLILSNGEKWHQRRKILTPAFHFNILNEFNSVLWEKSNDLVKKLKFEVNKIKTDLQPYVTDLSLNSVCETAMGISLDKEASNFSKTYKSAVHKLGSYLFYRIQKIWLYPNKIFSISPVGRDQIYLLDLLSSFRNKVIAKRIESSDDRKICTDKVNDDCNSVDDTIGTKKKRLAMLDLLLESEKEGKIDREGIHEEVDTFMFAGYDTTATALQYAFMLLANHKEAQDTILEESAQILNSPDSKPTMNDLSQMKYLEACIKETLRLYPPVHFISRQSDQPVQFTKYKCPPGTNYVIVIYELHRRSDQYEEPLEFRPERFLKPPTWHPFSYIPFSAGPRNCIGQKFAMLEMKMAILAVLREYRLLPVTKPDDIVIYMDMILRSTEPIYVKFEKRTV comes from the exons ATGTTTAATCCAGAAGACGTTGag ATTCTTATAAGTAGCACAAAATTTAATACCAAAGGATACATTTACGAATTTATGAAACCCTGGCTAAATGAAGGATTGATTCTTAGTAATG GCGAAAAATGGCATCAACGAAGAAAAATCCTCACACCCGCTTTTCATTTCAACATCCTAAATGAATTCAATTCTGTGTTATGGGAGAAAAGTAATGATCTAGTAAAGAAGCTTAAATTtgaagtgaataaaataaaaactgatctTCAACCTTATGTAACTGACCTCTCATTGAATTCTGTTTGTG aAACAGCAATGGGTATATCCTTAGATAAAGAAGCGTCTAATTTCTCGAAAACATATAAAAGTGCTGTACACAAATTgggttcatatttattttatagaatccAAAAAATTTGGCTTTATCCAAATAAGATATTCAGCATTTCTCCCGTTGGACGCGACCAAATATATCTACTGGATCTTTTAAGTTCGTTTCGAAACAAAGTAATTGCTAAAAGAATAGAGAGTAGTGATGATAGAAAAATATGTACAGATAAAGTAAATGATGATTGTAATAGTGTCGATGATACAATCGGAACTAAAAAGAAAAGACTGGCGATGTTGGACTTATTATTAGAATCTGAAAAAGAAGGTAAAATCGACAGGGAAGGAATACATGAAGAAGTTGATACTTTTATGTTTGCT GGATATGACACCACGGCAACCGCTCTTCAGTACGCGTTTATGCTTTTAGCTAACCACAAAGAAGCccag GATACAATTTTGGAAGAGAGTGCTCAGATATTAAATTCACCGGACAGTAAGCCTACCATGAACGACTTATCACAGATGAAATACTTAGAGGCGTGTATAAAAGAAACCTTAAGGTTGTATCCTCCTGTTCACTTTATAAGTAGGCAAAGTGACCAACCGGTGCAATTta cAAAGTATAAGTGTCCTCCGGGAACaaattatgttattgtaatCTACGAATTGCATAGACGAAGCGATCAATACGAAGAGCCTTTGGAATTTCGACCAGAACGATTTCTAAAGCCGCCAACTTGGCATCCGTTTTCGTATATTCCTTTTAGTGCTGGACCAAGGAACTGTAtag GTCAGAAATTCGCGATGCTAGAAATGAAGATGGCCATCTTAGCTGTTCTCCGAGAATACCGACTTTTACCCGTCACTAAGCCGGACGATATCGTCATCTACATGGATATGATATTGCGGTCAACGGAaccaatatacgttaaattcgaaaaaagaactgtctaa